ACAGGCGATACGGCGTCGGTGGCCCGAGGCCCGCTTGCGGGCCGAGGCCTGTCTGTCCGTGACCGCCGAAGCTATGTGTCGGACGGTCGGAATAAGGATGTGAAGCATCTGCCGAAGCACCTCCGACCCCGGTGGCGGTATCTCGCCGTCGGGTTGGAGTCGTGGGCCGACACCGACGTCGATCGTCGGTCGTTCCAGCGGGAACTGTGGTTCGCCACCCAGAACCTCGTCGGCGACGCCGGCAGTGCCGAACTGGACGCAAGCGTGTTGTACTTCTCCTTCGAGGACGGCGACGGCGAGGCGGTCGTCAGGGTCCGCCGCGGTGAAGTCGGGCGACTTCGGGCCGTTCTCGCGACCGTCTCCACCGTGGACGGGGAGCCGATCGGGCTCTCGGTCCGGGGCGTCAGCGGCACGGTTCGAGCCTGTGAAGAAAAGTATATACGGCGTCCGGAGGTACAAATTGAGGAGAGAACCGTCGCGTTCGCCGAATCGAACCGGCCCGCCGTCGCCCGGGACGACCGGGTCGACGTCGACCTTCCGGACGACCGCGTGGGCGCGACAGCACTCGATATTCGCGACAACTAACAATGCAGGGACAATCGCAGCAGCAGGCGTACGACCGGGGGATCACGATCTTCTCCCCGGACGGCCGTCTGTACCAGGTCGAGTACGCGAGAGAGGCGGTCAAACGAGGCACGGCGTCGATCGGGATCCGGACCGACGACGGCGTCGTGTTGGTAGTCGACAAGCGCATCCGCTCGCCGCTCATGGAGCGGACGAGCGTCGAGAAGATCCACAAGGCCGACGACCACATCGGCATCGCGAGCGCCGGCCACGTCGCCGACGCCCGACAGCTCATCGACTTCGCGCGCCGGCAGGCGCAGGTCAACCAGCTCCGGTACAGCGAGCCGATCGGCGTCGAAACGCTGACGAAGGCCGTCACCGACCACATCCAGCAGTACACCCAGGTCGGCGGCGCGCGCCCCTTCGGCGTCGCGTTGATTATCGGCGGCATCGAGGACGGCGAGCCCAGACTCTACGAGACGGACCCCTCGGGGACGCCTTACGAGTGGCAGGCGCTCGCAGTCGGCGCCGACCGCGGCGACATCGAGGATTACCTCGAAGAACACTACAGCGACGACCTCGACCTCGACGGCGGTATCGGCCTCGCTATGGAGGCGCTCGCCTCCGTCAACGAGGACGGACTCACCTCCGAGGGGATCGGTCTCGCCACGGTGTCCGTCGAGGACGGCTTCGGGAAGGTTCCCGACGAGGAGGTCGAGACACACCTCGAGGAACACGGCCTGCTGGCCGACGAGAACGAAGACGACGAGTAGCCGCGCCGGTCCCGTTTGGGAACATCTTTTATCTCCGGCCGCGTATCGAAACGTATGATATCACTTGACGAGGCCGTCACGGCCAGACTCGAGTCCCACGGCCAGCGCTTCGAGGTGCTCGTCGATCCCGACGCCGCACTCGCGATCAAGCGCGAGGAGTTCGACGGCGAGCTCGAGGACGTCATCGCCGCCGAGGACGTCTTCGAGGACGCGTCCTCGGGCGATCGACCGCCGGAGACGTCCTTGGAGGAGGTCTTCGGGACGACCGATCCTCTGGAGGTCATCCCCGAGGTCATCCGCCGCGGCGAAATCCAGATCACGGCCGAGCAGCGCCGCGAGATGCAGGAGCGAAAGCACAACCAACTCGTCAACAAGATCGCCCGCAACGCCGTCAACCCCCAGATGGACGACGCTCCCCACCCACCCGAGCGGATCGAGCGCGCCCTGGAGGAGGCCGGGTTCAAAATCGATCCCATGGAGCCGGTCGAAAACCAAGTCGACGACGCCCTCGACGCCCTCCGGCCCGTCATCCCCATCCGGTTCGACGAGGTCGTGATGGCGGTGCAGGTCCCGGCGGAGTACGCCGGCAGCGCGCAGGCGCAGATCCGCCAGTTCGGCGACCTCGAGAGCGAGGAGTGGCAATCCGATGGCTCGTGGGTCGGCGTGCTCCGCTTCCCCGCCGGTCTCCGTAACGACTTCTACGACGTGGTCAACGAACACACGAGCGGCGAGGCCGAGACCAGAGTCGTCAAGGACGAAGACGAGATCGGAACGCGGTAGAGCGTCCCGACGCGCCGGCGGCGACGGCACGCTCGAGGCAGTTTTATACCGTCCCGTCGAGACCCGACAGACACTATGCGAGCAGTCACTGTCGGCGAGCACGGCGGACCCGAAGCACTGCGCGTCGAGGAGATCGATCGGCCCGAACCGAGCGAGGGCGAACTCCTCGTTGAGGTCGACGCGGCCGGCGTTAACCCCGTCGATACGTACTTCCGGGACGGCTCGTACGACCCGGTCGGCCTGCCGTTCACCCCGGGTGTCGACATCGCCGGGACGGTCGCGGAAACCGGCACGGGCGTCGACGCCCTGTCGGTCGGTGACCGCGTCTACGGGACCGGGATCGGCAACGGGGAGTACCAAGGCGCCTACGCGGAGTACGCTACTGTCCCGGCGGACCGGGTCGTCGGACTCCCCGACGGCGCCGGAACGACTCAGGCCGGGGCGGCGGGCGTCGTCGCCTGTACCGCCTGGCGGGCACTGATCGATCACGCGAACCTCGACCCCGCCGAGCGCTGTCTCGTCCACGGGGGGTCGGGCGGCGTCGGCCACGTCGCTGTCCAGATCGCCGCCGCCGTCGAGGCGCGGTGTCTCAGTACCGCCGCCCCGGCGTATCACGACGACGTCGAGGCCCTCGGGGCCGGGACGGTCCTCGATTACGGCCGCGACGACCTCGCCGACGCCGTCCTCGACGCCTCCGACGGCGGCGTCGACGTGATCCTCGATCACCGCCTCGACGATTACCTCCAGTTCGACGCGGACGTCGCGGCGGCCGGGGCCACCGTCGTCGGCATCGGCGAGAACGACCCCGCGCCAGCCTTTTCGGCCGTCGCCGGCGGCCGCGCGAAGGACGTCACCTACCAGCTCATGAGCATGTTCAACACGCCCGACCTCCGGGTGCCACTCCGGGGCGTCGCCCACCTGATGGACGCCGGGGCGCTCGAAGTCGAAGTCGCCCGGCGTTACGGCCTCGAGGAGGCGGCCGAGGCCCACCGCGACGTGATGAACGACAGCTTCTTCGGCAAATTAGTGATTGACGTATAGGGCGGTCGTAGATCGGGAAAAATAAGGGGACTAACTGAGTTAAAAATGGAGTACAGGTATGCGTGCGATCGTTGTGGGGAGATCAACGCCTCAAATCCACACCGTTGTAGAAACTGTGGCTCGACCGTATTCTCCCCCATCTCTACTGAAACGCTAATAGAACAAAGCTCAGGCACGGATACACCGGAACGCATCGATCCTGATAATATAGGTAGAACAGGTACAGCTGACCCTGACGTGGAATACGAATCGTCTCCCGGTGTGGCTATTGATGGATCAATCGAGACGGAAGATCGGACGGAAAAAAGTGAAACAGAGACAACCAGTATTACACGAGTAGTTATATCACTTCTCCCCGTCATTCTGTTTGTTGGAATATTGGTTATTTGGGTGTTATAGAGATACAAGGAGAATACTGGTGGCTTTAGCCACCAGATGAATCCGACAAAAGTTTATGTATAGACACAGTACGTATAATTGTGCGTGGAGAACTGGCAGTTGACTCGGTGTTTGCCACGGTTTTTAACCGGAATCAAAAAGTAAGCCGACCACGCCGACAGTCGTAAAACAATCAGCTATCTCGAAGCCCTTCAGCGGGTACGAGTAACGGCTTCGTGGCAGAGCCACTGGCTGACTGTCCAGCAAACCTGAGACTCCCAACGTTCAGGATTGACCTGCCCGGCCAACACCGGGTGGGAGGCCCGCGCTTTTAGGCGCGGGAGGATGTCACTATTCGAACATGCTGGTAGACGGAATCAGATGAAACCGACGCACGAGGACCACGCCGTTCGACGGCGCGACCGGCGGATCGCTCGTGCGTCGCATGTACATTTGCCTGCCTGTCAGTATGAAAAATATGCGCTGTGGTCTGCCAGTCGGAACCAATACATCATAAAAATTTGTAATACCCTCACCTGCGGAAAGTAGAGCGAAAAAAGCCGATAGCTGGCTCCCGTGTTTCGACGGGACGCGGCGGATCGAGCCCGGCGTGGACGCCGTACGGCTATCGATTCCCGGCGCGGGTTTTTGTGAGGCGGGGGCCACTCCTCGCACGTGATTGAGGTCCGCGACCTCCGAAAGGAGTACGGCGGGTTCGTCGCCGTCGAGGGAA
The genomic region above belongs to Natronomonas moolapensis 8.8.11 and contains:
- a CDS encoding Rpp14/Pop5 family protein, which translates into the protein MKHLPKHLRPRWRYLAVGLESWADTDVDRRSFQRELWFATQNLVGDAGSAELDASVLYFSFEDGDGEAVVRVRRGEVGRLRAVLATVSTVDGEPIGLSVRGVSGTVRACEEKYIRRPEVQIEERTVAFAESNRPAVARDDRVDVDLPDDRVGATALDIRDN
- the psmA gene encoding archaeal proteasome endopeptidase complex subunit alpha translates to MQGQSQQQAYDRGITIFSPDGRLYQVEYAREAVKRGTASIGIRTDDGVVLVVDKRIRSPLMERTSVEKIHKADDHIGIASAGHVADARQLIDFARRQAQVNQLRYSEPIGVETLTKAVTDHIQQYTQVGGARPFGVALIIGGIEDGEPRLYETDPSGTPYEWQALAVGADRGDIEDYLEEHYSDDLDLDGGIGLAMEALASVNEDGLTSEGIGLATVSVEDGFGKVPDEEVETHLEEHGLLADENEDDE
- a CDS encoding ribosome assembly factor SBDS, translated to MISLDEAVTARLESHGQRFEVLVDPDAALAIKREEFDGELEDVIAAEDVFEDASSGDRPPETSLEEVFGTTDPLEVIPEVIRRGEIQITAEQRREMQERKHNQLVNKIARNAVNPQMDDAPHPPERIERALEEAGFKIDPMEPVENQVDDALDALRPVIPIRFDEVVMAVQVPAEYAGSAQAQIRQFGDLESEEWQSDGSWVGVLRFPAGLRNDFYDVVNEHTSGEAETRVVKDEDEIGTR
- a CDS encoding NADPH:quinone reductase, which produces MRAVTVGEHGGPEALRVEEIDRPEPSEGELLVEVDAAGVNPVDTYFRDGSYDPVGLPFTPGVDIAGTVAETGTGVDALSVGDRVYGTGIGNGEYQGAYAEYATVPADRVVGLPDGAGTTQAGAAGVVACTAWRALIDHANLDPAERCLVHGGSGGVGHVAVQIAAAVEARCLSTAAPAYHDDVEALGAGTVLDYGRDDLADAVLDASDGGVDVILDHRLDDYLQFDADVAAAGATVVGIGENDPAPAFSAVAGGRAKDVTYQLMSMFNTPDLRVPLRGVAHLMDAGALEVEVARRYGLEEAAEAHRDVMNDSFFGKLVIDV